Proteins from one Chloroflexota bacterium genomic window:
- a CDS encoding LysM peptidoglycan-binding domain-containing protein yields MKRRDQLAIGLICAALVGCGTPVASRPTPKPIVNLTAAPTIDLDATREAYKNELQPTAQPLGLYIVRDGDTLESIALAFNTSVEEISATNKLEDINVIAIGQPLIIPSLISGTSNLTITLPLNQSKDLTPTP; encoded by the coding sequence ATGAAACGACGAGATCAATTAGCGATTGGTTTGATTTGTGCAGCTTTAGTTGGATGCGGCACACCAGTTGCTAGCCGCCCAACTCCCAAACCGATTGTTAATCTAACAGCGGCACCAACTATCGATTTAGATGCAACCCGTGAAGCCTATAAAAATGAGTTACAACCGACCGCCCAGCCGCTCGGTTTATATATTGTGCGCGATGGCGATACACTTGAATCGATAGCCTTAGCCTTTAATACCAGCGTAGAAGAAATTTCAGCTACCAATAAACTTGAAGATATCAATGTTATTGCAATTGGCCAACCGCTGATCATCCCATCGCTGATTAGTGGCACGAGCAATCTGACAATAACTCTGCCATTAAATCAGTCTAAAGACCTAACTCCAACACCTTGA